One Campylobacter lari DNA segment encodes these proteins:
- a CDS encoding chemotaxis response regulator CheY → MKLLVVDDSSTMRRIIKNTLVRLGHKDVLEAEHGVEAWDLLSQNDDIKILITDWNMPEMNGLELVKKVRAEEKYADMPIIMVTTEGGKAEVITALKAGVNNYIVKPFTPQVLKEKLEDVLGTNEG, encoded by the coding sequence GTGAAGTTATTAGTAGTTGATGATAGTTCTACCATGAGAAGAATAATCAAAAACACTCTTGTAAGATTAGGTCATAAAGATGTTTTAGAAGCTGAACATGGGGTTGAAGCTTGGGATTTACTTTCACAAAATGATGATATTAAAATTTTAATTACCGACTGGAATATGCCTGAAATGAATGGCTTAGAATTAGTAAAAAAAGTAAGAGCGGAAGAAAAATATGCTGATATGCCTATTATCATGGTAACTACAGAAGGTGGTAAGGCAGAAGTTATTACAGCTTTAAAAGCAGGTGTAAATAACTATATCGTAAAACCTTTTACACCTCAAGTATTAAAAGAAAAACTTGAAGATGTTTTAGGAACAAACGAAGGCTAA
- the pglF gene encoding UDP-N-acetylglucosamine 4,6-dehydratase (configuration-retaining), with protein MDYKSKRLGFFLGADILLFVISIYLSFSLRFSADIPSEFYEGMFKSAVILILLKIIFLAFFKIYQVAWRFFSLNEARKLVIALALAELVFLAIYYFYDNFFNPFPRSVIGIDFVLSCMLIGSLRISKRMIVDFRKPKYNEEHPCIVVGATSKALHLLKGAKEGSLGLFPVAVVDERKNLIGTYCDKFIVEEKEAIRKYTAEGIHTAIIALKLEQEELKKLFDELIAYGINDIKLFSFTQNEARDISIEDLLARKPKDLDNACVIDFIKDKVVLVSGAGGTIGSELCKQCIKFGAKHLIMLDHSEYNLYKINEELSLHKEKIEPIMMSILDKEALEKLLQEKNIDLILHAAAYKHVPLCEQNPHSAILNNIIGTKNLIDLAKAYKVAKFVMISTDKAVRPTNIMGCTKRICELYALSSSCENFEVACVRFGNVLGSSGSVIPKFKAQIAANEPLTLTHPDIVRYFMLVDEAVQLVLQAAAIAKGGELFVLDMGEPVKIMDLAKKMLLLSNKKLEIKITGLRKGEKLYEELLIHEDDLKTQYESIFVTTSEIKDLKILNQEIEKLLQSTDPAKVLKEIVPEFNHNKNGE; from the coding sequence ATGGATTATAAAAGCAAACGCTTAGGATTTTTCCTAGGCGCTGATATTTTACTTTTTGTTATAAGTATTTATTTGTCTTTTTCTTTACGCTTTAGCGCAGACATCCCAAGTGAATTTTATGAAGGTATGTTTAAAAGTGCTGTGATTTTGATTTTACTTAAAATCATTTTTCTAGCTTTTTTTAAAATTTATCAAGTTGCTTGGAGATTTTTTTCACTTAATGAGGCACGTAAATTAGTTATCGCTTTAGCTTTAGCTGAGCTTGTATTTTTAGCAATTTATTATTTTTATGATAATTTTTTTAACCCTTTTCCAAGAAGCGTTATAGGGATAGATTTTGTTTTATCTTGTATGCTAATTGGAAGTTTGCGTATAAGCAAAAGAATGATTGTTGATTTTAGAAAGCCAAAATACAACGAAGAACATCCTTGTATAGTAGTTGGTGCCACTTCAAAGGCTTTACATTTATTAAAAGGAGCTAAAGAAGGAAGCTTAGGACTTTTCCCTGTTGCTGTGGTAGATGAACGTAAAAATTTAATAGGTACTTATTGTGATAAATTTATAGTTGAAGAAAAAGAAGCTATTAGAAAATATACCGCTGAAGGAATTCATACTGCTATCATTGCTTTAAAACTTGAACAAGAAGAACTCAAAAAGCTTTTTGATGAGCTTATTGCTTATGGGATTAATGATATAAAACTTTTTTCTTTTACGCAAAATGAAGCAAGAGATATAAGCATTGAAGATTTATTAGCACGTAAGCCAAAAGATTTAGACAATGCTTGCGTGATTGATTTTATCAAAGATAAGGTAGTTTTAGTTAGTGGGGCTGGTGGAACTATAGGAAGCGAGCTTTGCAAACAATGCATTAAATTTGGTGCAAAACACTTAATCATGCTTGATCATAGTGAGTATAATTTATATAAAATCAATGAAGAATTAAGCTTACATAAAGAAAAAATCGAACCTATTATGATGAGTATATTAGACAAAGAAGCTTTAGAAAAACTTTTACAAGAAAAAAACATAGATTTGATTTTACATGCAGCAGCTTATAAGCATGTACCTTTGTGTGAGCAAAATCCACATTCAGCTATTTTAAATAACATCATTGGCACTAAAAATTTAATCGATCTTGCAAAAGCTTACAAGGTTGCTAAATTTGTTATGATAAGTACTGATAAAGCTGTAAGACCGACTAATATCATGGGTTGTACAAAAAGAATTTGTGAGCTTTATGCGCTAAGTTCAAGTTGTGAAAATTTTGAAGTAGCTTGTGTACGTTTTGGTAATGTTTTAGGTTCAAGTGGAAGCGTTATACCTAAATTTAAAGCTCAAATTGCAGCTAATGAGCCACTTACTCTTACTCATCCTGATATAGTGCGTTATTTTATGCTAGTAGATGAGGCTGTGCAACTTGTTTTACAAGCTGCGGCTATTGCAAAAGGCGGAGAATTATTTGTACTTGATATGGGTGAGCCTGTTAAAATCATGGATTTAGCTAAAAAAATGCTTTTGCTTTCTAATAAAAAATTAGAAATTAAAATCACCGGACTTAGAAAAGGTGAAAAACTTTATGAAGAACTTTTAATCCATGAAGATGATTTAAAAACTCAATATGAAAGTATTTTTGTTACCACTAGCGAAATTAAAGATTTGAAAATTTTAAATCAAGAAATAGAAAAATTACTCCAAAGCACAGATCCTGCAAAAGTTTTAAAGGAAATTGTGCCTGAGTTTAACCATAACAAAAATGGAGAGTAA
- a CDS encoding 50S ribosomal protein L11 methyltransferase, which produces MQTHYYELFFQTDKEYLDLFLDLIFSLDIDAIEEKNDGIYIRSEEDIELIQIALQNFHQKLCEKFNTKIYFHSTLEKKENKNWIEEYKKGIQALTIDNIHIHTTWQKPMQDKINIIIDPALAFGSGHHESTYTCIEFLQKYTDDSKFCLDVGCGSGILSIIMTKLGAKVQACDTDELAIVASKENAKLNQVSFDDIWVGSINKSLHKYDIVVANIIADILIILEKDLKEKTKEGGILILSGILNKYEERIKDKFKDLTLLECKHKGEWLSLAYKQGNK; this is translated from the coding sequence ATGCAAACACATTATTACGAACTTTTTTTTCAAACAGACAAGGAATATTTAGATTTATTCCTTGATCTTATTTTTTCTCTAGATATAGACGCCATAGAAGAAAAAAACGATGGTATTTATATACGATCAGAAGAAGACATAGAACTCATTCAAATAGCCTTGCAAAATTTTCATCAAAAATTATGTGAAAAATTTAACACTAAGATTTATTTTCACTCTACTTTAGAAAAAAAAGAAAATAAAAACTGGATAGAAGAGTATAAAAAAGGCATACAAGCTTTAACTATTGACAATATTCACATTCATACCACTTGGCAAAAACCTATGCAAGATAAGATCAATATCATTATAGATCCTGCCTTAGCTTTTGGTTCAGGACACCATGAAAGCACTTATACTTGTATAGAATTTTTACAAAAATACACAGATGATTCCAAATTTTGTTTAGATGTAGGCTGTGGAAGTGGGATTTTAAGCATCATCATGACAAAGCTTGGAGCTAAAGTGCAAGCTTGCGATACAGATGAGTTAGCCATAGTTGCAAGCAAGGAAAATGCAAAATTAAATCAAGTTAGCTTTGATGATATTTGGGTAGGTTCTATTAATAAAAGCTTACATAAATATGATATAGTTGTGGCAAATATCATTGCTGATATTTTAATCATACTAGAAAAAGATCTTAAAGAGAAAACCAAAGAAGGTGGAATTTTAATCTTATCTGGTATTTTAAACAAATACGAAGAAAGAATTAAAGATAAATTCAAAGATTTGACTTTGTTAGAATGCAAACACAAAGGAGAGTGGTTGAGTTTAGCTTACAAACAAGGAAACAAATAA